A part of Spodoptera frugiperda isolate SF20-4 chromosome 25, AGI-APGP_CSIRO_Sfru_2.0, whole genome shotgun sequence genomic DNA contains:
- the LOC126912427 gene encoding protein scabrous-like: MDRLVVKKINESVEELEARSRQHFYRLNDHILKSEANHDNSNQTESIPLPELMGEVKELQPVEREYEDLVNQLPRDCSSISGPAGVYLIHPGQAPFDTWCVNGSTLIQRRYNGSVEFNRKFAEYVHGFGDPASEYWLGLESMHRLTADNCSSMRIDMSDIYGGFWYAEYEHFYIGSADTGYTLEVGGFKGNASDAFDYQNHMEFSAIDRDRDISNTHCAGNYEGGWWFSHCQHVNINGKYTLGLTWFDSVRNEWIAVATSEMRMSRRPGCS, translated from the exons ATGGACAGACTGGTTGTGAAGAAGATCAATGAGTCTGTGGAAGAACTCGAGGCGCGTTCCCGCCAGCATTTCTATCGGTTGAATGATCACATCTTAAAG agTGAGGCGAACCACGATAATTCCAACCAAACCGAAAGCATCCCTCTTCCTGAACTAATGGGGGAAGTAAAGGAACTTCAACCAGTGGAACGTGAGTACGAAGATCTTGTAAACCAACTCCCAAGGGACTGCTCCAGCATCTCCGGGCCTGCCGGCGTCTACCTCATCCACCCTGGCCAAGCACCCTTCGACACCTGGTGTGTTAACGGCAGCACCTTGATCCAACGCCGGTACAACGGTTCCGTGGAGTTCAACCGTAAATTTGCTGAGTATGTGCACGGCTTCGGCGACCCGGCTTCGGAGTACTGGTTGGGACTGGAATCGATGCACCGGTTAACCGCTGACAACTGCTCTTCCATGCGAATTGACATGAGCGACATTTACGGTGGATTTTGGTATGCCGAGTACGAGCATTTCTACATTGGCAGCGCTGATACTGGATACACTTTGGAAGTAGGAGGATTTAAGGGCAATGCGAGTGATGCGTTTGATTATCAAAACCACATGGAGTTCTCCGCTATTGACCGTGACCGTGATATCTCAAACACCCACTGCGCCGGAAATTATGAAGGCGGCTGGTGGTTCTCCCACTGTCAGCATGTGAATATTAATGGAAAATACACATTAGGACTGACTTGGTTTGATTCCGTGCGCAACGAGTGGATTGCCGTAGCGACGAGCGAGATGCGCATGTCTCGCCGGCCTGGTTGCTCTTAA